In Populus trichocarpa isolate Nisqually-1 chromosome 16, P.trichocarpa_v4.1, whole genome shotgun sequence, a genomic segment contains:
- the LOC7453716 gene encoding heavy metal-associated isoprenylated plant protein 8, producing MGKGGKDGNAAQNGAGCQQRNGEAVVTPHEEHKEENKVENKGKEIVLKAYMHCQGCADKILHILKGFEGVEEVKMDSKQNKVMVKGPKADPSKVLERLQGKYSRNVELISPKLKPSAQDKKEPEKKQVPQVKIVVLKMNMHCEGCAHGIKKKVLRMEGVSSVEPDMKNSQVTVRGAFDPPKLAQKIMEKLGIHVEILKQQNQAAPKDKNNNNSNNNKNMFHYPPQNSQEYIYPCPIFSDENVFSCSIM from the exons ATGGGAAAG GGGGGGAAAGATGGTAATGCAGCACAAAATGGAGCTGGCTGCCAGCAAAGGAATGGAGAGGCAGTCGTGACGCCACATGAGGAGcacaaagaagaaaacaaagtagAGAACAAGGGAAAAGAAATTGTGCTGAAAGCTTACATGCATTGCCAAGGATGTGCTGATAAAATCTTACATATCCTGAAAGGATTTGAAG GTGTGGAAGAAGTTAAGATGGATAGCAAACAGAACAAGGTAATGGTGAAGGGACCGAAGGCTGATCCATCGAAAGTTTTGGAGAGACTTCAAGGAAAATACAGTAGAAATGTTGAACTCATATCTCCAAAACTAAAACCCAGTGCTCAAGATAAAAAAGAgccagaaaaaaaacaagtg CCTCAAGTAAAGATAGTGGTGCTGAAAATGAATATGCATTGTGAAGGTTGTGCTCATGGCATCAAGAAAAAAGTATTGAGAATGGAAG GAGTTTCAAGTGTGGAGCCAGATATGAAGAATTCTCAAGTGACTGTCAGGGGAGCTTTCGATCCACCAAAACTTGCCCAGAAAATTATGGAAAAGCTGGGGATTCATGTTGAGATACTAAAGCAACAGAACCAGGCAGCACCgaaggataaaaataacaataacagcaACAATAATAAGAATATGTTTCACTATCCTCCTCAAAATTCCCAAGAATATATTTATCCTTGTCCAATATTCAGtgatgaaaatgttttttcatgttcAATAATGTAA